The Alteromonas macleodii ATCC 27126 genome segment CGCAACGTGTAAACGTGGGCATGGTAGGGATTAATGTACCTATTCCTGTGCCAGTTGCTTACCACACCTTTGGGGGCTGGAAGCGCTCTGCATTTGGTGATACCAACCAGCACGGTATGGAAGGGGTGAAATTCTGGACCAAGGTTAAGACCATTACGCAGCGCTGGCCTGATGGCTCAGATACGAACGACAACGCCTTTGTTATTCCAACCATGGGCTAAGTGAGGAGACTATTATGACCACAGTTGCATTTATTGGCCTAGGTAATATGGGCTCAGGGATGGCAGATAACCTGGTTAAGAACGATTACAACGTATTGGCTTTTGACTTAAGCGAAGCGGCACTGGCCAAAGCCAAAGAAGCAGGCTGCACTATTGCGCAAAGTACCGAGCAAGCTGCTGCTGAGGCCGACATCGTTATCACTATGTTACCAGCAGGCAAGCACGTAAAAGATATCTATTCAAATCAGATCTTGGCTTCTGTCCGCGAAGGCACCTTGCTTATTGATTGCTCCACCATCGACGTAGAGACGGCGAAGAGTGTGTCAGAATTGGCAGAAAAAAAAGGCCTTAAAATGCTGGATGCGCCGGTTTCTGGTGGTGTTGCAGCGGCTGCGGGCGGCACACTCACGTTTATGGTGGGTGGCGACGCTGATGCCTTTGACAAAGCCCATGGTGTGCTTAGCGCAATGGGCAAAAAAATCGTTCATGCGGGCGGCCATGGCGCGGGACAAGCAGCAAAGATTTGTAACAACATGTTACTTGGCGCGACCATGATTGCGACGTGTGAAAGCTTCCAGCTGGCACAAAAACTTGGCTTAGATGCGCAAGTGTTCTTCGATATCGCTTCAAATGCCTCGGGACAGACATGGTCAATGACCACCTACTGCCCTGTAAAAGGTGTAGGGCCACAAAGCCCTGCTGATAACGATTTTGCTGGCGGTTTCGCTTCTGCGCTTATGCTCAAAGACTTGGGGCTGGCCATGCAGGGCGCGAAGGGCGTCAACGCGCAAGTACCTATGGGTGAGCTTGCTGCAAAGTGGTTTGAAATGCATTGCGAAGAAGGCAATGCAGGGATGGATTTCTCTTCAATAATCAACCGATTAGCGTAAGAGAAAACCAACAGTTCTCCGACGGCTACTTTCCCTCAGAAAAGGTGGCCTTCTTACTGAGCGAGTAAAGGATTTTACTCGCTCTTTTTTTATCATTTCCCTACCTATCTCGCTTGTTTTTGCGCTGTTGCTACCTCGCTAGCTCCCTTACCAAGCGGAATTGTTCCTTTGTTATTTAGTGTTCCCTTTTCATCATCCAGAAGCCATTTTTAGGTGGCTTATTCGTTCTCACTCACATGGTTAAAACGAGCCAATTCGGCGTTCGGTCTACATCTTGCAGTCCCGTATTTAGCCTAAGAAATTTACACTGCATTAAAGGGCTAAATTTTATACCCCCTTATGCGAAGCGATACTTTTATGACCGTAAAAATATTATACGTTTTAATGACTTACTTAATTCACTAAGCAATTTCACTAAACACATTGGTTCTCTATATCGCTCACTTAGAGCGCGCTTTGAGAAACAGAGTGTCGCTAATTTCTAACGTTCAATTTCCTAAATTCAGTAAGTAAAAATAAAAGGAACACACTATGAAAAAGCGTATTGTTGCCGCTTCGACGGCAATTGTAACTATTGGTTGTATTTTCGCCTTTATCGATACAGCCCCCTCGGGCAAAAAAGAGGTAGCAGCGGCGAATGCTGAGACAAAACCTGTTGGTAAAGAAAACGCTGTTGAAAGGCAACGAAACGGCAAAGTGTTATCGACAGGTGTCGATAACTTCAAACCAAAAAATGAAGCCGAGCTAAAAGCTCAGGCTACAACTACTACTAACGGTAAATCAGAGAAAGACACCATCGTCTGGACAACATCAGAAGATGGCAAAAAGGTACTTGAAGCAGAAGGCTATATTCCCGCTGACGTAACCGATGAAGCTTACATTGAGCTTGATCGTGAAGAATTAATGACGGTAGAAGTTGGCGAGTATCTCGATTTATACATCCCACAGTTCGGTGGCAGTTACACCGGTGAAGTTGATCACGTTGTCACTCATCCAAACGGCGATCGTACCGTAGAGGCCCACATCCCAGGTGCGGGCTCTCTCTACGCCGCTGTTATAACGCTTGGCGAAAACGCCACCTACGGAAACTTAGCCACGCCTCGCGACGTGTTTGTGCTTGAAGGCAATGATAAATACGCGTGGATCGCACCAAAGTCTTCAATGATGCAAAACCACATCGAACGTGAACCCGACAGCGAACGCCCGCTTAGCGACGACAACGCTGAAGAAGTCTTCGATCTCGGCCAAAACTAATCCCCTAGTGCCTGTTGAGCTTCACAGGAAATTCAACAAGCTCAAATAAAACAACAAGAAGGAAATAAAAATGAAACACACATTTAAGTGTTTAACGGCAATGGCAGTTTCACTGCTTTGTGCAACATCAGTAACAGCAGCCACCATCGATGTAATGGTGCTTTACACCCAACCTGCTGCAAACAATGTGTCTAATATCGACACTAAAATTAACCAATACATCTCACACGCCAACCGTGTTTATCAAAATAATGCGGTAGATCTACAGTTGCGTTTAGTGGGCGCTCAGTCATCTGCTGCTACATCTAGTGACCTTCAACCTACCGAAAGTGCGCTAGACTTGTTAACTGATAGCAGTGGTGTGCAAAACGCACGATCTTCAAACGGCGCAGACATGGTTGTGCTTTTAGGTAATCGTGAAAACATTTATGAAGGCGGTCAGCTAGTGGGTTACGTGTGCGGCATTGGCTGGGTAGGTCAAGGCAACAACGGTACACTGTATTCTAGCTCGCAAAGCCGCATGTACAGCATTAGCGCCGTTGATTGCGGTCTGTCCACATTTGTTCATGAACTCGGTCACAACATGGGCTTAGGCCACTCTGTTCGCCAAGGTTCAGTAGGCGGTGTATATAATGATGGTATCGGTCACGGCGTTGATAATAACTTCTCAACTATCATGGCCTATCCTCAGGCATTCGGTAGTGCCACCCAGCTAGACTATTTCTCTGACCCTTACTGGTCAGGCTGTAATGGCCAAGCCTGTGGCGTTGAAAACGAATCTAATGCTTACCGCGCAGTAAATGCGGTTATTAACCAAATTGCTAACTACTTCTAAGTAAGTAATTAATTAGGGGATAAATAAGGGAAAGCAGCCTTGCTTTCCCTTCTACCTAACCCCCTGCGGATTGTTTACTCTTTAGGCTGCGTCAACATGTCATCATACGCATCCATTTCCCAAGGCAGTTCGCCTGGGCTGGTATCGAGGAAGTGCAGATAACTTTCGAACTGATCTAAGATGTCCTTAGTAATACTCTCTTTGTCATATCCGTAAATATCGTAAGCTTGCCCTCCGCGGCGAAGGAACACTTCAGCGCGAAAATATTTTTCCGACTCGTCTTCTTCTGAACGCAGCTCTGCGTAGCTAAACCCTGGCACTAAATATTCAGTCATACGAATATCGTAGATAAAGTCCATGTGATCGTGACGCTCAACAGTGAAGGTGGCCCTTCCCGTTTCCTCATCAAGCTTAACAAACGCCTCCCACTCTCGCGCTTTCAAAGCAGCCTGTACGTCTTTCATCGCTGCAATCACAGTTTTATCAATAAACTCATGCACCTCATTTCGGCTTGGGTAATCTACCATTGCTGCGAGTCGGCCTTTTAGGCTAGTCGAGCGACCGTGGTTTCTATTAAGCGTATTCGCCTTCAAACTGTTGTTTCGGTAGCCTTCAATGACTAGCGCACGCCATAGACCTGCTACAGACGCTAGCATAATGAAGGCGAATGGTAAGGCGCTCGCAATGGTCATCGTTTGCAGGGCATTCAGCCCGCCAGCCAACAGCAACACTGCAGCAACGGTTCCTTCCAGACACGCCCAGAAGATACGCTGCCAAACCGGGCTTTCTTCTTTACCACCAGAAGCAAGAGAATCGATAACCAACGACCCAGAATCTGATGACGTCACGAAGAACGTAATGATCAATAACACGGTCAAGCCTGACATGATTGACGCGCCAGGTAGCAAATCATAAAGTTTGAACAACGCAACCGCTTCGTTTTCCTGCACATCGCTAATGAGTGTGGTAACACCTTGGTTCATAATGGCATTTAGCGCGGTGTCGCCAAACACGGAAAACCAAAGGAAAGTGAACATGGTAGGCACAAGCATTACACCAAAAACAAACTGCCTAATGGTTCTGCCTCGACTTATTTTGGCGATAAACATGCCTACAAACGGCGCCCAAGCGATGGTCCAGCCAAAAATAAACAGCGTCCAGTTCCCAATCCAATCGCTGCGACTGTAGGCCTGAAGATTAAAGGTACGTTCAATGATGCCGTTGATATAACTTCCTGTGTTCTGTAAAAAGGTTTCTAAAATATGAACCGTTTCTCCGAAGATAAAAACGGTACTCATAAGCGATACAGCCAGAACCATATTAAGAATTGATAGCCTTTTAATGCCCTTATCCATGCCCGCGATAACCGATATTGTTGCGGCCATGGTTACGATAGCAATGGTGCCTACCTGCACCATGATATCAATGGGGATATCGCCAGAAAGATAGTTAAGCCCCGCATTGATCTGTGTAACGGATAGTCCGAGTGTAGTGGCGATACCAAATAATGTACCGAGAATGGCGAATACATCTACCGCATGACCCATAGGGCCATAAATTTTATCCCCTATCAGCGGATACAAAGCCGAACGGATAGACAAGGGCAAGCCATGTCGAAAAGCAAAATAGGCAAGAACCAAACCGACTAGCCCGTAGATCGCCCAGATGTGAAAGCCCCAATGAAAAAATGCGATTTGCATGGCTTGTTTCGCCGCATCAACAGTTTCAGCTGCTCCTGCAGGCGGTGAAGAATAGTGTAGAACAGGCTCTGCTACGCCAAAGTAGAGCAGCGCTACGCCGTAGCCTGCTGAGAACAACATAGAAAACCATTCGGGAAAGCTATATTGAGGCTCTGCATGATCGGGCCCCAACTTTATGTTTCCCCAGCTAGATGATGCTACCGATACAATGAATACCAAAAAGATAGCGACCGACAACATGTAAAACCAACCAAAGGTTTCTGTAATCCATGCCAATGTACTATCGAAGGCCTCGCCGGCAAGTTCGGGGTTGCTGATGGTTCCGATCACCAGAAGCAAAATAATGACGACGGCGGGGAGAAATACAGGAAGAAGAATGGTGGAGTTGTTTACTTGGCCTTTCATAGCAAATCCCTTTTCACTGACAGGAAAGTTGAAACCCTGCGAAAACTTAAAAGCTGTTTTTTTCTACTAGTGAGGATTTGCTTTGGTTCAGATAATTACCCAGATATATTCTTTTCTTGGCGCTACAGACCGTGATTTCAAGTAATTAAGACGCTCCAAGCGGCAACGACCTGCTTTGGAACAAGAGATTAAAGGGCTTGATTGCCGCTAGCGTATCAAAAATAATCAGACATAGATAAATAGCGCTGCCTGATATGTTCAATTAACAGCTTAATTTTTCGAGATGGCTGGCGGCTGTAAGGATAAACGGCATAAACGCCTAACACCTTACCTACCCGCTCTGGAAACAAATCGACCAGTGTTCCATTACATAAATCTTCGAATACCAAACATTTAGGTACGTAGGCAATACCTCTACCAGCAAGAGCTGCTTTGCGAAGCGCCCCTGCATTGTCACTTGAAAATGCGCCATCTACGGTGATGGTGTAACTGCCTTGAGACGACGTAAACTCCCACTCCCTTGCGCCGGATGTGTGGTAGGAATACAACAAACAGTTGTGAAAGCTCAAATCCTCTGGTGCTTTGGGCCTGCCTTTTCGTCTAATGTAATCCGGCGATGTGCAAACCACCCAATGGGAATCTAAAAAGTGCCGCGCGATCAGACTTGAGTCTTCCAAATATCCCGTTCGAATAACAAGATCAAACCCTTCCTCGACTAGATTTACAAATCGATTATCTAGAGACATATCAACGCTTAACCCTGGATGAAGTGTACAAAACTCAGCTACCGCATCGGCTAACAGTAAATCGCCCGAAATCGTTGGAACCGACATTTTAATGTGCCCGGATATTTGTTCACTGTATCCAGAAATTGTGTCGATAGCTTCCTGCGTGGACGCCTTTACATTCATGGCGCCTTGCTTCAAAGCTTGACCCGCTTCGGTAAGCGTGAGTTTGCGAGTAGTGCGATACAAAAGCTGCGTTCCCAGCTCTTTTTCAAGCTTTGCTATTCGCTTACTGACTACCGAGTTGGTAATGTTGTTCGCCTCTGCCACTTTGCTAAAACTGCCCATCTCCGCAATTTGTGCAAAGAGAATTAAATCGTCTGCTCTCACGTTATTACTTCACTTTTGGAAAAGATAAATTTCATTGTTGCCGTATATCCCTAAGGCGAGAAACGTTATATTTTTATCAAGTTAATTACAATCGATTAAAGACATGATTATTTCATCGCCGACTGATTATCGACGCGCTGCGCAAAAAATATTACCGCCGTTCCTATTTCACTACATTGATGGTGGTGCCTATCGAGAGCATACACTTAAACGCAATGAAACTGACTTGGCTGACATTGCATTAAAGCAGCAAGTGCTGAGAAATATGTCGTCGCTTGACCTTTCTACAACGGTCTTTGGTGAACAATTGGCTTTACCTATTGCCCTTGCTCCCGTGGGATTAACCGGAATGTATGCGCGACGTGGTGAAGTGCAAGCCGCTAAAGCGGCAGCAAACAAAGGCATCCCGTTTACCATGTCGACGGTGTCAGTATGTCCTATTGAAGAAGTCGCACCAGCCATTGAACGTCCAATGTGGTTTCAGCTCTATGTGCTTCGCGATCGCGGCTTTATGAAGAATGTTCTGGAGCGCGCCAAAGCAGCGGGTGTAACAACGTTGGTCTTTACCGTAGATATGCCTGTACCAGGGGCTCGCTATCGCGATAAACACTCCGGTATGAGTGGGCCATTTGCTGCAAGCCGTCGCGTACTGCAAGCGATGACCCATCCTCGTTGGGCATTTGATGTAGGCGTATTCGGTAAGCCTCATGATCTTGGCAACATTTCTACTTATCGTGGCGAACCGACCCAGTTGGAAGACTATATTGGCTGGTTGGGCGCCAATTTCGATCCGTCTATCAGTTGGAAAGACTTAGAATGGATCAGAGAGTTTTGGGACGGCCCAATGATTATCAAAGGCATTTTAACTGAACAAGATGCCAAAGATGCCCTGAGTTTTGGCGCAGAAGGCATTGTAGTATCCAATCACGGCGGTCGTCAGCTAGATGGCGTGCTTTCTACCGCTAAGGCTCTTCCAGCGATTGCTAGCGCGGTGAAAGGCGATCTAAGTATTTTCGTAGACTCAGGTATTCGTAACGGCTTGGACGTGGTGAGAATGCTGGCGTTAGGTGCCGATTGTACTTTACTAGGGCGCTCTTTTATTTATGCACTTGCTGCTGAAGGCCAACAAGGGGTAGAGAACTTACTCGATCTGTACAAACAGGAAATGCATGTCGCGATGACACTATGCGGCGCAAAATCAGTCAGTGAACTTAACCTCGACTCTCTCGCTTCTTAGTATCGCTGGCACCAAGGCCACTAAAAAGACCCCCAGTAATTGGATAGTCCAACTAATGGGGGTCACTGCATTTTTTACGGCTCTTTTATCAATGCACAAGTGGCTGGAAGTGTTATTTGCGCTTAATGATGCCCACCACAACAACTTCCATCATGCTCAGCCCAGTTTTTAAGTTTGGTGGTTTTGCCTATTCCCGGGTTAAAACTATTGGTGGGGTCTAATTCTCGGTAAAAGTTCTTCAGCGCATCTTTTGCAAAGTACTCGTGTCCCACATTGTGCTCTGCTGGGTATTCAGCGCTTCTCGCATCAAAAGTTTCCAGAATTTTACCCTTTAACAATTTGGCATCCGCCCCTTTTTTCAACACGTAATTCTGGTGCATTACGTGGCAGAATAAATGGCCGTAATACAGTTTCGTGTCTATCTGGTCGTCTATTTCTCTAGGCAGCACTTCAAACCAGTCAGGATCGTTACGGCGAAGTGCAACATCGATGGTCATCATAGCGCCCACGTCTTTGCTGTGCATCACGTGGTAACGACCTATCGCGCCACCAGCAACAAAGCGATGCAAAATAGCCTTATCAGCTTCTTCTTCTGTACACTCAAAATAACTACCTTCATTGGTTTTAAAGAAAGCATCAAGGTAGGCTTTGGCCTCATCTACCCCGTCGTTGCTCATCTCCAATATCCAATGATGCTGATACTTGTCTCTGTACTCTTCCATTCGCTTAGGCAAGTGGTTAGGAAAAACGTAGCTCATATACTGCATAACGCGATCTGACATTTTGTTGGGTAAGAAGCCCAGCTTGTCAGTAAATGCGTCAAATTTGCGCTTAAATGCAAACAGCTTAGGAATAAATTTGGCGCCAAGCTTGCTGATAACGATAAACATATCTTTACCGTATTTCTTTGATACGTCGTAGCAATCTCGGTGAAGGTACTCACCCGAGTCAGGCAAGTTCTTGAAAGTAGAAAGTATGTCGCGACGCACTTTGGTAAACACAGCGGCGTCGTTAGACCCCACATAAAATACCTGTTTTTTCTCAGGAATAGGAAAGGTGTCTAGCCTCACTGCGAACACGGCAAGCTTACCCGCGCAGCCTGAAGCTTCATGAAGTCTTCTGCCGTCATTGTTGAAGCGCGAAGGTGTGTCTGAATCAACGTCTCGAACTCGTTCATCATACTCGTTGTCTGATGCACGAGCGTCAGGGTGCTGAACGTCAGCTTCTTTGTAACGTTTGTTCTCAAGATTATTCAGAATTTCTTCTGGCTCACTACCTAGGTTAATCCCCAGATTGTTTACCAAAGATAGATTGCCATTAGCGTCGATTTGGGCAAAAAGCGCTAATTCAGTATAGGCAGGGCCTCGCTTGACCAAAGCACCACCTGAATTGTTACATATTCCCCCCACGATCGATGCGCCAATACATGAAGAACCAATCACAGAGTGAGGTTCGCGACCATAAGGCGCAAGCGTCTCTTCCAATCCAAACAAGGTACTCCCAGCCAAGCCAACGATTTGCCTTCCGTCGTCAACTAACTGAATATCATCAATACGCATAGTACTGATAATAACGAGAGGCCTGTCGTAATCTTTACCATCTGGCGTAGAGCCGCCCGTTAACCCTGTATTGGCCGCCTGCATAATAACCGCAACGTCGGCTTCAACACACAGCTTAAGCACGCGCCAAATTTCGACAAGCGTTCCTGGGCGCACTACCGCAAGCGCTTCGCCCGCGCCAAAACGAAACCCTTTAGTGTAAGGCTGCTTCTTCGCTTTATCAGTTAACAAATAGGCCTGCCCTACTACATCGCGCATTGATGCAATCAAAGACTGAGTGTCAACGTTTACGGTCATGGTTCTCTCTGTGTGTTGAAATAATGGAAGGAATGACTTGGTGTTGAACTATACACTAACACCATTATTAACAAAGGGGGCAAGCCGCTTTTATCGAGATAATTTACTTATATTTAATTCGTTGAACACTTAGAGGCTCTAGCATTTAAGCAAAACTTACAGGCGTTTTTCACTGTTACATTTTGTTACGCTTTGGAGGAGCAAGTTAGACCAGAGGAGTATTGTAAAGCCAATGTATAGTTCGTAAGGTTGATAGACACGAAAAGGAGCTTTCATGTCACATCAAGCGTTCGTTTTAACAAGAAAAAGTTTTTCAGAAAATACTAGAAGGGATGGGGCTTACGAACGATTCCTAAGTATTTTGCCGTCATGTGGATTTGTCGTCACAACCGGTGCGATTCATCCACCTCGAAGCGTGCTTAATAACACCTATACCTTCTTTATCGATGCGCAGTATTGTGACTCTGCCGCTATGCTCAACTTGCCTGTAGTCAACGATAACCCAGAGTTGAACAAAGTCATTTTCAACGTGCCAGAGTCTGACGTCGATTTTCATTATGCGGCACTGCAACATGGTATTAATGGTATTTTCCATATTGAAGATAGCTTAGAACTTCTGGTTCGCGGTGTTCAACAAGTTCAGGCGGGCAACAAATGGTTCAGTCGCGAGATTATGAGTCGCTATATTGATGCCAATTTAGTATCTAAAGCAAAACCCGTTGCTGCACTTCAATCGTCACATACTGTGCTGACCAAGAGGGAATTGGCCATCACACGCAAAATTGCAGATGGTGCCCAAAATCAGGAGATTGCAGACTGCTTACACATCAGCGTAAATACGGTGAAAACTCACGTTTACAGCATATTTAGAAAGACGGACTGCCGAAATCGCGTTGAACTTATAAAGTGGTTCGATCATCAGTTTAGCCAACCACAACAAGTAAGCATCTAAACTGATAACCCATTGAATTTAATTGCGTATGGCGCTTACGCTTTTGCGCGCCATACGCCTTTCTCCATTCCTTGTAACACCAACTCAGTCACCGCTTTTTCTATACTTTGTTTAACGCACTCGAACATGGGTTCATTAGTCGTGTAGCCCGTTTCTGCTTCAAGCAAACGCTTAAGCGAAACATACCTAAACAGGCCTGCTCTCACCTCCTGGCTTAGTACTTTCTTAGATGTTGAAACCGACACCAATACTTGACCTGTTCTCACGTCAACTGCACGCATGTAAATTGAGATTTGATCTTCCCTAAACAGCTCACTCGCTCCAATGCCAAAGTACTCTACGCCAGCGCCGCCGGTACGAATGTTGGTATCGTAGCTAATTATCCCACCTTCTATAATAATTCTCGCTGTCGTGAGTGGCGGCAAATCGCCTCCGCTGCTTTCGTCGGCTCTAATTATTTTGCGTTCGGTAAGAATGTTCTGCAGCCCTTCACGCTCCACAGGTAAAAACCAGGATGTCTCGCTTAAGGTCTGAACAAGAATAGAGGTTGCGCCTTGAGTCACCGCAGTAGAAAACGAACTTGCCCCAGTGCTAGGTTTATATTGCCCGGTCTGGTCTCTAAACGCATATACAGAAACCGGAATTTGTCCCATAGGCGCTGGCAAGCTTTTTACTTCAGACAATGTGGCACTGTCTTTAATTACATCAGCGGCCGTTGTATCTGGCGGCAGCGTATTAGTGATGGACTGGCATCCTGCAAGCGCCATGGCCACTATTAAAAAAACGGTACTTCTCATGTGTTTCCCTACCCAAACCGTGGAATTTCAACGACAGTAACCTCACCTGTCAGTAAGTTAGTAATGTTCACAACAATGCTGTCAGGATTACTCGTTATTAGTTCTACCTGAAAGTCACCACTAACAAAAATACTATCCTGATTGAATATGCTGTCTATCGGGTTTCCATCTTCATCATATTCTTGTTCACCGAATGCGATGTCTGTGATTTCGCGGACTATACGATTGATATAGGCGCGTTCGAGTGATTCTTGAAGGCGTTCGTCATAGGAGCGCTCGCTGTAAGGCGCTGTATGAGCGTTTTGTGAATTCGCCTTACTTAATAAAAATGATCCGTTAAGTGGATTACCACCGAATGACGGGTTGATCGGTTCATACACCAACTCTGTTGCTTTCACACTAGCTGAAGTCCACGAGCCAGTCGCGATTAAGGCTGCTATCAATATCCCTTTTTTCATTACCATTCGTCCCCTGCTAAATCTGGGCTTCTACTGTCTATACTCGCGTTTGCCACCGCGTCTAAAACTAACATGATGGCTTGCTGTACTTTTTCATCTAACGGTACTTGTCTACGCCCCATGTACGTTTGATAAACCACTCTATTGTCGTAAATCACCGAAAGAAGAGTACCCGCTTGTGGCACAATAATTTCTTTAACAACAAGGTTCTTACCCGAACTGTCTGGGACTTCTCGCCAGTATTGGCTAATGCGAGAGGCAAATTCGTGGCCTTGGCGGCTAATACTGTTATCGAGCAACAGTCCACCTAGCCGAATTTCTTCTGCGTGAATCGGAGAAAAGAACACACTAAAAAGCAGTGTGATAAGAGAGAAACAATACAAGTACTTCATTTTACTGAATATAGCCGGGCAAACGCCCGGCTACTCACTTTTACATCTGTAGGTTTACATCTGAACAACGGTAGCTACGTTGTAGTCACCAACCTGCGTAACACTTACTGTGCCGCCGTTGCCAGTGATACTACCTGTAACTAAGTTATCGTTACCCATTTGCGTAACTTCAAATGTATTCATATCACCAGAAATAACGAACTGACCACCTGCGTCGTCTGTTACCCAGTTTCCTACGCCTTCTTGCATAACACTAACAATATTGTCGTCACCGTTAACCAATAGGTCTAGTAAGTTAAGCTCGCCCGTTTGCGAAACCATAATTTCGTTGTAGCTTGATGTAACGTTGCTTGCCAACTCAACCGATGCCGTATTTTCAACACCCTCTTGAGACATTTCAATGATGTTGCCATCAGCGTAGTAAGTTGCATCACCAATACCAGCTTGTGCTAACGCCAAGTTGGCATCGCCATCTTGCTCAATTTCAACGGTGTTAAACAGGCCATCGAAATTAACTGTGCTGATTTCATTGGCATCACCTACCTGAGTTAAATCAAACTCGTTGAATAAGCCAATTACGCCAGCATAAGCCGTGTTGCCTTCGCCCACTTGGTTAATTTCGAACGTATTCGCTTGTCCGCCGATAGTTTCTACGGTAGCTAAGTTAACGTCACCGATTTGATCGATATTAACTTCATTGCCAGAGCCTTCAAATACTCCTGTGGTAATCTCGTTGCCATCTCCATCTTGTTCAAACTCTAGCACATTACCGTCGCCAACCATGCTCCAACCCACAGCGTTCTGGTCGCCATCTTGGTCAATTTCAACTTCGTTTTCTGAGCCGACAACGGTTAAATCAGACACGTTGTAATAGCCGTCTTGAATAACATCGATAACGTTTGCATCACCGCTTAGCTCGCGAACATACGATTCGTGCCAGTCACCACTTTGATCAACAAATACCGTATTGTCGTTACCCGCAATGGCATTATTAGCCCAGTTACCACCATCACCCTGATACACTGACAACGTGTTTCCACTGCCCGAAATGCTATTTATTGAGCGATTAAAAATAAAACCGATAGGGCCGCCATCACCTAATTGAACAAGTGAAACTGTGTTATCGTCACCTTCGACAACGACATCGGCTGTACTATTTAAACTATCTTGCTCAGATTCTAAGAAGTTGCCGTTACCTGTGACACTTGCAAAGAAGGTATTACCTGACTGCATTTGCGAAGCTAGTACTTCGTTTGCGTCACCCGTTACTTCTACAAAGATTGCATTTAAGTCACCTTCCTGACTTAAAATAGATTCATTACCTACCTCATTTCCCTCTGGTGCCGTTTGGGTTAGCGTAATTTCATTGCCTTCAGCTGCAGCAATAAAATCTGCGGAAGCACTGAAATCAACTGTCTTACTCGCTGGAACTTCCTGAGCCGATGCCCACCCTGTCGCTGCTACTAAAAGCAATGCACTCGCTATTTTTGTTTTTTTCATTTTCACATTTGTCTCCCTATGGCAATCACATCATTCTTGATATTGTGTGATGTTAATCACCATTTCGTTCCCTATCTGGTAAACAGTAAAAGACTGTTCACCCAATTGATTAACATTGGCTACATTGTCGAACCCATCTTGAATAATCTCGAAATAGTTATTGTTGTTTTGCTGCAGTAAATTAACCACGTTCCCCTCACCCAGCTGTGTGATCAGAGCTTCGTT includes the following:
- a CDS encoding curlin, which encodes MKKTKIASALLLVAATGWASAQEVPASKTVDFSASADFIAAAEGNEITLTQTAPEGNEVGNESILSQEGDLNAIFVEVTGDANEVLASQMQSGNTFFASVTGNGNFLESEQDSLNSTADVVVEGDDNTVSLVQLGDGGPIGFIFNRSINSISGSGNTLSVYQGDGGNWANNAIAGNDNTVFVDQSGDWHESYVRELSGDANVIDVIQDGYYNVSDLTVVGSENEVEIDQDGDQNAVGWSMVGDGNVLEFEQDGDGNEITTGVFEGSGNEVNIDQIGDVNLATVETIGGQANTFEINQVGEGNTAYAGVIGLFNEFDLTQVGDANEISTVNFDGLFNTVEIEQDGDANLALAQAGIGDATYYADGNIIEMSQEGVENTASVELASNVTSSYNEIMVSQTGELNLLDLLVNGDDNIVSVMQEGVGNWVTDDAGGQFVISGDMNTFEVTQMGNDNLVTGSITGNGGTVSVTQVGDYNVATVVQM